Genomic window (Azospirillum lipoferum 4B):
GTGCCGGGTTGCCGGAGGGCGAGGCGCTCTACCCCACCCTGCTGCGCAACCTCGCCGCATCGCTGCGCGGCTGCCTTGGCGCTTAAGCCCCGGCCGGGCCTGTGCTAAACCGCTGTAAGGACGGGAAGGCCGGCCGGAAGAGCTGAACAGGGGATTGGCGTCATGAAGATCGGTGTCGTCGGGTGCGCGGGGCGCATGGGGCAGATGCTGGTGCGCGAGATCGCGGCGACCGCGGGCTGCACGCTGGCCGGCGGGACCGAGCGGGTGGGCGGCCCGGCGCTGGGCAAGGATCTGGGCGTGCTGGCCGGGCTGGACCCGCTGGGCGTGACCGCCATCGACGATCCGGTCGCCCTGTTCGCCGAGGCCGACGCGGTGATCGACTTCACCAGCCCGGAGTCGACGGAGCGGCACGCCGCGCTGGCCGCCCAGTCGGAAACCGTGCTGGTCGTCGGCACCACCGGCCTGAACCCGTCGCAGCAGGCGGCCATCGCCACCGCGGCCACCCACACCGCCATCGTCCAGTCGCCGAACATGTCGCTGGGCGTCAACCTGCTGCTGGCGCTGGTGGAGCAGGTCGCCCACAGGCTGGGCGACGATTTCGACATCGACATCCTGGAGATGCACCACCGCCGCAAGGTGGACGCGCCGTCGGGCACCGCGCTGGGCCTCGGCCATGCCGCGGCGGCCGGGCGCGGCGTCAGGCTGGAGGATGTCTGGCAGAAGGTGCGCGACGGCCACACCGGCGCCCGTCCGCGCGGCGAGATCGGCTTCGCCACCTTGCGCGGCGGCGACGTCATCGGCGACCACACGGTGATGTTCGCCAGCGAGGGCGAGCGGATCGAGCTGACCCACAAGGCCTCCAGCCGCCAGATCTACGCCAAGGGCGCCGTCCGCGCCGCCCTGTGGGCGCAGGACAAGACGCCCGGCCTCTACAGCATGCGGGACGTGCTGGGCCTCTGACCCTCAAACGTCTGAAATTGGTGGGCGGCGGCGGTCCTACACCCCCGCCCCTTCCCGCGTCAGCACCGCCAGGAAGGCGTCGACCACGCGCGGGTCGAAATGGCTGCCCGACTCGGCGCGCAGCAGGTCCAGGACCTCGCCGATGTCCCACGCCTTCTTGTAGGGGCGGCGGTGCAGCAGCGCATCGAAGACGTCGGCGACGGCGACGATGCGGCCGGAGAGCGGAATGGCGTCGCCCGCCAGCCCGCGCGGATAGCCGCTGCCGTCGAACTTCTCGTGATGGCTCTCGGCGATCTCCGCACCCATCGACAGATAGCCGCGGCGGTCGCCGCCGCAGGCGTCGCGCAGGATGCTGCCGCCGATGGAGGCGTGGTCGCGCATGACCGCCATTTCCGCATCGTCCAGCCGGCCGGGCTTGCGCAGGATGGCATCGGGGATGCCGACCTTGCCCACGTCATGCAGCACGCTGGCCAGCCCGATGGTGTCGCAGAACCAGTCGTCCAACTCGCCCGCGAAGTCGCCGCGGGCGTGCAGTTCGCGCGCGATCGCCGTCGCCCAGCGGCCGAGTCGCTTCACATGGTCGCCGGTGACCTCGTCCTTGTACTCCGCCAGCTTGCCGAGCGCATGGACGGTGGCGACCTGCGCCTCGTTCAGCCGCTCGTAGAGCCGCAGATTGTCCAGCCCCACCGCCGCCTTGGTGCAGAGCAGCTCCAGCAGCGGCCGGTCGCCCTCGGCAAACGGACCGCCGAGCAGGCAAAGCGCCAGCGGTGCCACATCGCGGCCGCGCAGCACGGCCACGCCATGGCGCACCCCCCATCGCACCTGTCCGTCGTTCAATGCGGCGGCGATGTCGGCCAAGGCCGCCGCCGGCGGATCGGCCGGCAGCCCGGCTTCGGCGAGGATCGCCACGCCGCCGTCCTCCCCGACCCCGCACAGCAGCGCGGCGGTGGCGTCGGTCACCAGGGCCGACGCCCGCCCCACCAGACCGGCCAGGAACTGGGACCGCGACCGCAGGCCGGCCAGATGGACGGCGGCCTCCATCACCCGCTCCAGCCCCTGCCGGCCGCGCTCGATGGTCGCGATG
Coding sequences:
- a CDS encoding response regulator — encoded protein: MVDVCNRGGMAEETRREPAGDVLEFAAETVDAADVRQNPPWQILIVDDDHEVHAITRVVLGEMTFEERPVRFLSAYTARQARSLLAENPGIAAILLDVVMETDDAGLKLVRHIREEMGNRQIRIILRTGQPGQAPERQVIAAYDINDYKAKSELTAQKLYTAAIAALRSYQHIATIERGRQGLERVMEAAVHLAGLRSRSQFLAGLVGRASALVTDATAALLCGVGEDGGVAILAEAGLPADPPAAALADIAAALNDGQVRWGVRHGVAVLRGRDVAPLALCLLGGPFAEGDRPLLELLCTKAAVGLDNLRLYERLNEAQVATVHALGKLAEYKDEVTGDHVKRLGRWATAIARELHARGDFAGELDDWFCDTIGLASVLHDVGKVGIPDAILRKPGRLDDAEMAVMRDHASIGGSILRDACGGDRRGYLSMGAEIAESHHEKFDGSGYPRGLAGDAIPLSGRIVAVADVFDALLHRRPYKKAWDIGEVLDLLRAESGSHFDPRVVDAFLAVLTREGAGV
- the dapB gene encoding 4-hydroxy-tetrahydrodipicolinate reductase, which produces MKIGVVGCAGRMGQMLVREIAATAGCTLAGGTERVGGPALGKDLGVLAGLDPLGVTAIDDPVALFAEADAVIDFTSPESTERHAALAAQSETVLVVGTTGLNPSQQAAIATAATHTAIVQSPNMSLGVNLLLALVEQVAHRLGDDFDIDILEMHHRRKVDAPSGTALGLGHAAAAGRGVRLEDVWQKVRDGHTGARPRGEIGFATLRGGDVIGDHTVMFASEGERIELTHKASSRQIYAKGAVRAALWAQDKTPGLYSMRDVLGL